One Sphingomonas sp. LHG3406-1 genomic window carries:
- a CDS encoding M10 family metallopeptidase, with protein sequence MRTKLNSNAITAEGDLPTLNDIRYIAPNATGTAANGKTVLSVDQAVANLNRTGAIWDVGPNGQITYSFLDKGFTGLYNSPKETYLGGIAEGFLPFTEEQRDAARESLALWDDLIAPSFVEKNGQGAADILFTNTNTGPGQAAAFTPFLNGGSGKYTKIQGDIFVNQDQASNFDLDNGGYGQTTLVHELGHAIGLSHTGDYNASDDDNGDGVADPITYAGDAKFYQDTYQFSIMSYFNSSNSGAFGYVNWATGGYYQTPQTPMVHDIAAVQAMYGADLTTRTGDTIYGFNSTADRSVYDFASNKNPFLSIYDAGGNDTLDLSGFTGGRITLDLRPGAFSTGYNYGDAASLNATFGTSFPQSTWNLIYDGRTGNPGFLSDNIGIAYNTIIENGRTGAGNDVLLGNDVANRLDAGAGSDSLNGGKGNDILIGGAGADLFGVSDRGGIDTILDFERGIDKLDLRGFDPSAAAGDQALSWIGNGAFTGQAGQVRSYVDNGVNMVAGDVDGDGIADFHVVVGSQPIGPGDILF encoded by the coding sequence TTGCGTACAAAGCTCAATTCCAACGCCATCACCGCTGAAGGCGACCTGCCGACCCTGAACGACATTCGCTACATCGCACCCAATGCGACGGGCACGGCGGCCAACGGCAAGACCGTCCTCAGCGTCGACCAGGCGGTCGCCAACCTCAACCGCACCGGCGCGATCTGGGACGTCGGACCCAATGGCCAGATCACCTATTCCTTCCTCGATAAGGGCTTCACCGGCCTCTACAACAGCCCGAAGGAAACCTATCTCGGCGGCATCGCTGAAGGATTCCTGCCGTTCACCGAGGAACAGCGCGACGCGGCCCGGGAGAGCTTGGCGCTGTGGGACGACCTGATCGCCCCCTCCTTCGTCGAGAAGAACGGACAGGGCGCCGCCGATATCCTGTTCACCAACACGAACACGGGTCCCGGCCAGGCAGCGGCCTTCACGCCCTTCCTCAACGGCGGCTCGGGCAAATATACCAAGATCCAGGGCGACATCTTCGTCAACCAGGATCAGGCCAGCAACTTCGACCTCGACAATGGCGGCTACGGCCAGACCACTCTCGTCCACGAACTCGGCCACGCGATCGGCCTCAGCCATACCGGCGACTATAATGCGTCGGACGATGATAATGGCGACGGCGTCGCCGATCCTATTACTTATGCCGGCGATGCAAAATTCTACCAGGACACCTACCAGTTCTCGATCATGTCCTACTTCAACAGCAGCAACTCGGGCGCGTTCGGCTACGTGAACTGGGCCACCGGCGGCTATTACCAGACCCCGCAGACGCCGATGGTCCACGACATCGCCGCGGTGCAGGCCATGTACGGCGCCGACCTCACCACCCGCACCGGCGACACCATCTACGGCTTCAACTCGACCGCCGACCGCTCGGTCTATGATTTCGCGTCGAACAAGAACCCGTTCCTGTCGATCTATGACGCCGGCGGCAACGACACGCTCGACCTCAGCGGGTTCACCGGCGGCCGGATCACCCTCGACCTTCGCCCCGGCGCGTTCAGCACCGGCTATAATTACGGCGATGCGGCGAGCCTGAATGCGACCTTCGGGACGAGCTTCCCGCAGTCGACCTGGAACCTCATCTACGACGGCCGCACCGGCAATCCGGGCTTCCTGTCCGACAATATCGGGATCGCCTACAACACGATCATCGAGAATGGCCGCACCGGTGCGGGCAACGACGTCCTGCTCGGCAATGATGTCGCCAACCGTCTCGACGCGGGAGCCGGCAGCGACAGCCTCAACGGCGGCAAGGGCAATGACATCCTCATCGGCGGGGCCGGCGCCGACCTGTTCGGGGTCTCCGACCGCGGCGGCATCGACACCATCCTCGATTTCGAGCGTGGCATCGACAAGCTCGACCTGCGCGGCTTCGACCCGAGCGCCGCTGCCGGCGACCAGGCGTTGAGCTGGATCGGCAATGGCGCCTTCACCGGCCAGGCGGGCCAGGTACGCTCCTATGTCGACAATGGCGTCAACATGGTTGCCGGCGACGTCGACGGTGACGGCATCGCCGACTTCCATGTCGTCGTCGGCTCGCAGCCGATCGGCCCCGGCGACATCCTCTTCTAG
- a CDS encoding glycosyltransferase family 39 protein: protein MHDTGTPYAAPKPWAFALLFVLVCAVAALNIAPVDPGGDITDKWIMVRHLTDPVGWPGWTLDHQTARWALNFPFALIVSIFGPTLTVYYGVTIVTFGISICLLWLIWNRLFGWAGAALLLCAFALNPLNSWLYSHFLSDNLSYPYLLLGFYFLIRGPSSKNEVISGAFFFLAYAAKVTNLYFVPGIVLWLWFQRGRTSPLRFLGVLAALFAIETAILSVILGRVVPLGVVQAAMEKHISGMYTEYVGYRWIDTLTRWAPDSSMFVYTKLGMLAFFMAALGTGLLKALRKGPTLPKELSLTLAMGVSFGIFVSFAAISVEPFRPVQPLLDRYLWPLWPFALTYCFWVGRLVLGLALSQSTEYRTAAVSRDARSSVQFAIAIAAVAALLVGTNAWAYRKTSAHRNGIPYPFQLSSVDQYYRDIALASQSCRPIVLWHPKTLRTLDSFITPVGGPRWINGMQVQEMPRTEFLRSYAPKLIGVTDENWGAGENVYVVRGSGCPLDLCKSLIVGELTYSEQAQCVAR, encoded by the coding sequence ATGCACGACACTGGAACGCCGTACGCCGCCCCTAAGCCATGGGCGTTTGCCCTACTTTTCGTCTTGGTGTGCGCAGTAGCTGCCTTAAACATCGCTCCAGTCGATCCTGGCGGTGACATAACCGACAAGTGGATCATGGTGAGGCACCTCACCGATCCAGTGGGCTGGCCGGGTTGGACACTCGACCATCAAACAGCGAGGTGGGCCCTCAACTTTCCATTCGCACTGATAGTGAGCATCTTCGGACCCACTCTGACGGTGTACTATGGCGTGACAATCGTTACGTTTGGTATCTCTATTTGCCTGCTGTGGTTAATCTGGAACCGCCTTTTCGGTTGGGCAGGAGCAGCACTTCTGCTTTGCGCCTTTGCGCTCAATCCACTTAATTCATGGCTGTACTCCCACTTTCTTTCAGACAACCTGAGCTACCCTTACTTGTTGCTCGGATTCTATTTCTTGATCAGAGGCCCCAGTTCAAAAAATGAAGTGATCTCTGGTGCCTTTTTCTTCCTAGCTTACGCAGCCAAGGTCACGAATCTCTACTTTGTGCCAGGAATTGTGCTCTGGCTATGGTTTCAGCGTGGCCGTACAAGTCCATTGAGGTTCTTAGGGGTCCTTGCTGCGCTCTTCGCAATCGAAACTGCCATATTGTCAGTAATTCTGGGCCGCGTAGTGCCGCTCGGCGTTGTACAAGCTGCGATGGAGAAGCATATCAGCGGCATGTACACGGAGTATGTAGGTTATCGCTGGATAGATACGCTCACCCGTTGGGCACCTGATTCTTCGATGTTCGTCTATACGAAGTTAGGAATGCTCGCCTTCTTTATGGCGGCCCTCGGAACTGGTTTGCTCAAAGCCTTAAGGAAGGGGCCTACGCTGCCTAAGGAGCTTTCCTTGACCCTGGCGATGGGTGTCAGCTTTGGTATCTTTGTTTCGTTTGCCGCAATCTCAGTCGAGCCTTTTAGACCTGTCCAGCCGTTACTAGATCGATACCTCTGGCCGCTGTGGCCTTTCGCTCTCACGTACTGCTTCTGGGTTGGGAGACTAGTTCTCGGCTTGGCCTTATCCCAAAGCACTGAATACAGAACAGCTGCGGTATCGAGAGATGCGCGAAGTAGCGTACAATTCGCTATTGCCATTGCCGCAGTAGCGGCGCTTCTCGTTGGAACAAACGCTTGGGCATACCGGAAGACTTCCGCTCACCGGAACGGTATTCCGTACCCATTTCAGTTAAGCAGCGTAGACCAGTACTATCGGGACATTGCCTTAGCGTCTCAAAGCTGTAGGCCAATAGTGCTTTGGCACCCCAAAACACTTAGAACTTTGGACTCTTTCATCACTCCAGTGGGTGGACCTCGCTGGATCAATGGAATGCAAGTGCAGGAGATGCCTAGGACCGAGTTCCTGAGGAGTTATGCGCCAAAGCTCATCGGAGTCACAGACGAAAACTGGGGCGCGGGTGAGAACGTGTACGTAGTTCGTGGAAGCGGCTGCCCCCTTGACCTCTGCAAGTCACTCATCGTCGGGGAACTGACCTACTCGGAGCAAGCTCAATGCGTCGCACGCTGA
- a CDS encoding site-specific integrase, protein MPRKLSNALTPLTVKNAKPGRYADGGGLHLLVKESGARSWVYRFMLKGQSRDIGLGAAGAGGVSLADARDKAAALRLKVKAGIDPLQERQQKAAEALAAAQAAHVASVTFKSAAEAYIKANEGSWRNDKHRQQWRSTLASYVYPVIGDLPVAQIATGHVLSILEPIWQQKPETAGRIRGRIELVLDAAKARGLRDGENPARFRGHIAQILPARPRLSRGHHKAMPYEKVPAFVAELRTRQATAALALEFTILTATRTSEVLGATWQEVDLERALWTVPADRMKAAREHRIPLSPRCVEILEALKPRRTAHLFPADKGGKLSGMAMNMLLRRMKQDCTVHGFRSSFRDWAAECTGYPHEVCEMALAHTIGSKAEAAYRRGDLFEKRRRLMNDWAALCDIALSPASNVSPLRGAAA, encoded by the coding sequence ATGCCTCGCAAGCTCAGCAATGCACTGACTCCTCTTACGGTGAAGAATGCCAAGCCTGGCCGTTATGCGGACGGGGGCGGGCTGCATCTGCTCGTAAAAGAGAGCGGCGCTCGCTCCTGGGTCTATCGCTTCATGCTCAAAGGTCAGTCTCGTGACATAGGCCTAGGAGCAGCCGGGGCTGGAGGGGTGAGCCTCGCTGATGCTCGCGACAAGGCTGCTGCCCTTCGCCTCAAGGTCAAAGCCGGTATCGATCCTCTGCAGGAACGCCAGCAGAAGGCCGCTGAGGCACTTGCAGCGGCTCAGGCTGCCCACGTGGCCTCAGTTACGTTCAAGAGCGCTGCTGAGGCTTACATCAAGGCCAATGAAGGCAGCTGGCGCAATGACAAGCATCGGCAGCAATGGCGCAGCACTCTCGCCAGCTACGTCTACCCGGTCATCGGTGACTTGCCTGTTGCTCAGATTGCTACAGGGCACGTCCTGAGCATCCTCGAGCCTATCTGGCAGCAGAAGCCAGAAACGGCCGGTCGCATCCGTGGCCGCATTGAGCTTGTGCTTGACGCCGCCAAGGCGCGGGGACTGCGAGATGGAGAAAATCCCGCTCGTTTCCGGGGTCACATCGCTCAGATATTACCTGCTCGCCCGCGCCTATCTCGTGGTCATCACAAGGCCATGCCGTACGAGAAAGTGCCAGCGTTTGTCGCCGAGCTTCGCACCCGGCAAGCCACGGCCGCGCTGGCTTTGGAGTTCACAATCCTCACTGCCACTCGCACCAGCGAGGTGCTTGGAGCCACGTGGCAAGAAGTCGATCTTGAGAGGGCCTTGTGGACGGTCCCGGCCGATCGCATGAAGGCAGCAAGAGAGCATCGCATCCCGCTGAGCCCGCGATGCGTGGAGATCCTCGAAGCTCTCAAGCCACGGAGGACGGCGCACCTTTTCCCAGCCGACAAGGGCGGGAAGCTATCGGGCATGGCCATGAACATGCTGCTAAGGCGCATGAAGCAGGACTGCACAGTGCATGGCTTCCGTTCGTCATTCCGCGACTGGGCCGCTGAATGCACGGGGTATCCGCACGAGGTTTGCGAGATGGCCCTTGCTCATACCATTGGGAGTAAGGCTGAAGCAGCGTACCGGCGCGGCGACCTCTTCGAGAAGCGGCGGCGTCTCATGAATGACTGGGCAGCCCTCTGTGACATCGCTCTCTCACCGGCTTCAAACGTAAGCCCCCTGCGTGGAGCTGCTGCGTGA
- a CDS encoding DNA polymerase III subunit delta', whose product MTILGQDRAIAAFRAAMDSGHLHHAWLLAGPRGVGKGSFARAAARRVLADAAGPRSDLPGLEVAPGHRIAHLVDAGSHPDFRLLERQEWDKGSKKGELRRNVTIDQVREMGELFALAPSFSDWRVCIIDAMDDLERNAANALLKLLEEPPGKSLFLLVSHSPGRLLPTIRSRCRRLDFTALDDASMDRVLAEQQPKLSAADRARLLPLAAGSAARAIEFAELDLAPLAEEALAILRHGDPDNSRRARLATSLALKAAAPRYAAFLELVPPLVAAEARRAEGERRSRAAAAYAQLRETATFAPRHSLDPASTILTLGTIMAGVSG is encoded by the coding sequence GTGACCATTCTCGGCCAGGACCGCGCCATCGCAGCCTTCCGCGCCGCCATGGACAGCGGCCACCTCCACCATGCCTGGCTGCTCGCCGGCCCACGCGGGGTGGGGAAGGGGAGCTTCGCCCGCGCCGCCGCCCGTCGCGTCCTCGCCGATGCCGCCGGTCCGCGCAGCGATCTTCCCGGCCTTGAAGTCGCCCCCGGCCATCGCATCGCGCACCTGGTGGACGCGGGCAGCCATCCCGACTTCCGCCTCCTCGAGCGGCAGGAATGGGACAAGGGTAGCAAGAAGGGCGAGCTCAGGCGCAACGTCACCATCGACCAGGTCCGGGAAATGGGCGAGCTGTTCGCCCTCGCTCCCTCGTTCAGCGACTGGCGAGTCTGCATCATCGACGCGATGGACGACCTCGAGCGCAACGCCGCCAACGCCTTGCTCAAGCTGCTCGAGGAGCCACCCGGCAAGAGCCTGTTCCTGCTGGTCAGCCACTCGCCCGGCCGGCTTCTTCCCACCATCCGCTCGCGCTGTCGCCGCCTCGACTTCACCGCGCTCGATGACGCGTCGATGGATCGGGTCCTAGCCGAGCAGCAGCCGAAGCTCTCGGCCGCGGATCGTGCCCGCCTTCTGCCGCTTGCCGCCGGGTCGGCCGCTCGCGCCATCGAATTTGCCGAACTCGACCTTGCTCCGCTTGCGGAGGAAGCGCTTGCCATCCTTCGCCATGGCGATCCCGACAACAGCCGCCGCGCGCGCCTTGCCACCAGCCTTGCCCTGAAGGCCGCCGCGCCGCGCTACGCCGCCTTCCTCGAACTGGTCCCGCCACTGGTCGCCGCCGAGGCTCGCCGTGCCGAAGGCGAGCGCCGCAGCCGCGCCGCCGCCGCCTACGCCCAGCTGCGCGAAACGGCGACCTTCGCGCCCCGGCACTCGCTCGACCCGGCCAGCACCATCCTCACCCTCGGCACGATCATGGCAGGGGTCTCCGGCTGA
- a CDS encoding helix-turn-helix domain-containing protein, translating to MERPIAVTIPEAVKLSGLSRTALYDALGRNAISARKAGRRTLISFEDLERYLHSLPAYRPEA from the coding sequence ATGGAACGACCAATCGCGGTAACAATCCCAGAGGCAGTCAAGCTCTCGGGGCTGTCGCGCACGGCACTCTACGACGCACTCGGACGCAACGCGATCTCAGCTCGCAAGGCAGGCCGCCGCACTCTGATCTCGTTTGAGGACTTGGAGCGCTACCTGCATAGCCTCCCAGCTTACCGGCCGGAGGCGTGA
- a CDS encoding dimethylarginine dimethylaminohydrolase family protein — MTPELLRALRTDQPSVGIAPDLRRLEGPDSEYGLLKEVLLASPRHLSIVPCNRVSEDALEQGRSSCSASASRQHRALLETLLEAGVRVRTVQPAAGLPDLAFTRDTSLMTPWGLIGLRPGIAHRRREVDVVLDAACAGGIPILGRVTEGSVEGGDVCLLRPGHLVVGVSEERTTTQGARALGRFFEQRGWTVTLTPVDPDLLHLDTHFCVIDRDIALACVEKLDADFVRKLEQLGIRIVPVRAEEIASLGCNVLSLGNRRIISTGSAPRVDEEVRKLGFEVLTVGLGEFTQCGGGVHCLTMPLRRQPAAR, encoded by the coding sequence TTGACTCCCGAACTTCTGCGCGCGCTCCGCACCGACCAGCCCTCCGTCGGCATTGCCCCCGATCTGCGGCGGCTGGAAGGACCGGACAGCGAATATGGGCTGCTCAAGGAAGTCCTGCTCGCCTCGCCACGCCACTTGAGCATCGTACCCTGCAACCGGGTCAGCGAGGATGCGCTCGAGCAGGGCCGCAGCAGCTGCAGCGCCAGCGCCAGCCGCCAGCACCGCGCCTTGCTCGAAACTCTCCTCGAGGCCGGGGTCCGCGTCCGCACGGTGCAACCCGCTGCCGGCCTCCCTGATCTTGCCTTCACTCGCGACACCAGCCTGATGACGCCGTGGGGCCTGATTGGCCTTCGTCCCGGCATCGCCCACCGGCGCCGGGAAGTCGACGTGGTGCTCGACGCCGCCTGCGCCGGTGGCATTCCGATCCTCGGGCGGGTCACGGAAGGCTCGGTCGAGGGCGGCGATGTCTGCTTGCTTCGCCCGGGCCACCTGGTCGTCGGCGTATCGGAGGAGCGCACCACCACGCAGGGCGCGCGTGCGCTGGGCCGCTTCTTCGAGCAGCGCGGCTGGACCGTGACCCTGACGCCGGTCGATCCCGACCTCCTGCACCTCGACACGCATTTCTGCGTCATCGACCGTGACATCGCCCTGGCGTGCGTCGAGAAGCTCGATGCCGATTTCGTTCGCAAGCTCGAGCAGCTCGGGATCAGGATCGTCCCCGTCCGCGCGGAGGAGATTGCGTCCCTCGGCTGCAACGTGCTTTCGCTCGGCAATCGCCGCATCATCTCGACTGGCTCCGCGCCACGGGTCGATGAAGAGGTTCGCAAGCTCGGCTTCGAGGTGCTGACCGTGGGCCTTGGCGAATTCACCCAATGTGGCGGCGGTGTCCATTGCCTGACCATGCCGCTGCGGCGCCAGCCGGCAGCGCGTTGA
- the tmk gene encoding dTMP kinase: protein MARGRFITLEGGEGVGKSTQLAALGEALRARGIDVVTTREPGGSDGAEAIRRLLLEGGEERWSAPAEALLFAAARTDHVDKLVRPAVLAGKWVISDRFIDSSLAYQGGAGGLGIEAVRAINAFGIDGWFPDRTLLLLHPQGAERARARDGAEADRIGGRPASYHDNVEAAFRAIAAAEPDRVRPVDASGSPEDVTALLLAALEDLL from the coding sequence GTGGCGCGGGGGCGATTCATCACGCTCGAAGGCGGCGAGGGGGTCGGCAAGAGCACCCAGCTTGCCGCACTCGGCGAGGCTCTCCGCGCCCGCGGCATCGATGTCGTCACCACCCGTGAACCCGGCGGCAGCGACGGCGCGGAGGCCATCCGCCGGCTCCTGCTCGAAGGCGGCGAGGAGCGCTGGAGCGCGCCGGCCGAAGCCCTGCTCTTCGCCGCCGCCCGCACCGACCATGTCGACAAGCTCGTCCGCCCTGCTGTCCTTGCCGGGAAATGGGTGATCTCCGACCGCTTCATCGACAGCAGCCTCGCCTATCAGGGCGGCGCGGGCGGTCTCGGCATCGAGGCCGTGCGCGCCATCAACGCCTTCGGGATCGACGGCTGGTTTCCCGACCGCACCCTTCTGCTCCTCCACCCTCAGGGCGCTGAGCGGGCCCGGGCGCGGGACGGTGCCGAGGCCGACCGCATCGGCGGACGGCCCGCCTCCTACCATGACAACGTCGAAGCCGCCTTCCGCGCCATCGCCGCCGCCGAGCCCGACCGGGTCCGACCGGTCGACGCCTCGGGCAGCCCGGAAGACGTCACCGCGCTCCTGCTCGCCGCGCTCGAGGACCTGCTGTGA
- a CDS encoding D-alanyl-D-alanine carboxypeptidase family protein, with the protein MNHPRVAIALFLATTAGGAIAAAPPFETPARVAYLVDLSSGAELLAKDADRPMPPASMAKMMTSEVAFELIKSGQLPLSKMCTVRPETWRAWHSQGSTMFLSVNESVSVENLLHGIVTLSGNDASVVLAECIAGTEQAFAAQMNALAKRLGMTNSRFCNSTGWPDEGCTVTTARDLAKLARASIERHPKLYKQFYGQPSFSWGKTLGSGQNITQANRNPILGRVSGADGLKTGHTEEAGYGFTGSAEQNGRRLVMVLAGLDSFNGRADESVKLMSWGFNAWQSRPLVAANAAIGEAQVQLGAAATVPLVAPRAIAVTYPAGAVGGEPKLRIAYNGPIKAPIAKGAEIAQLIVTTPDGTVQRMPLVAAEAVEEAGFFGRLWLGLKQLVGLA; encoded by the coding sequence ATGAATCACCCCCGCGTCGCAATCGCCCTGTTCCTCGCCACCACCGCCGGGGGCGCCATCGCCGCCGCGCCGCCGTTCGAGACGCCAGCCCGAGTCGCCTATCTCGTCGACCTCTCCTCGGGAGCCGAACTGCTCGCCAAGGACGCCGACCGGCCCATGCCGCCTGCTTCCATGGCCAAGATGATGACCAGCGAGGTCGCCTTCGAGCTGATCAAGTCGGGCCAGCTTCCGCTCTCGAAGATGTGCACCGTCCGCCCCGAGACCTGGCGCGCCTGGCACAGCCAGGGCTCGACCATGTTCCTTTCCGTGAACGAGAGCGTCAGCGTCGAGAACCTCCTCCACGGCATCGTCACCCTGTCCGGAAACGACGCCTCGGTCGTCCTCGCCGAGTGCATCGCCGGGACCGAGCAGGCCTTCGCCGCCCAGATGAACGCGCTGGCCAAGCGGCTTGGCATGACCAACAGCCGCTTCTGCAACTCGACCGGCTGGCCGGACGAGGGCTGCACCGTCACCACCGCCCGCGACCTCGCCAAGCTCGCCCGCGCCTCGATCGAGCGCCACCCCAAGCTCTACAAGCAATTCTACGGACAGCCGAGCTTCAGCTGGGGCAAGACCCTCGGTTCCGGCCAGAACATCACCCAGGCCAACCGCAACCCGATCCTCGGCCGCGTGTCGGGTGCCGACGGGCTCAAGACCGGCCACACCGAGGAAGCCGGCTACGGCTTCACCGGCTCGGCCGAGCAGAACGGCCGTCGCCTGGTGATGGTGCTGGCCGGACTCGACAGCTTCAACGGCCGTGCCGATGAATCGGTCAAGCTGATGAGTTGGGGCTTCAACGCCTGGCAGTCGCGCCCGCTGGTCGCCGCCAACGCCGCCATCGGCGAGGCGCAGGTCCAGCTCGGCGCTGCCGCCACGGTGCCGCTGGTTGCCCCGCGCGCCATTGCCGTCACCTATCCCGCCGGCGCGGTCGGGGGCGAGCCGAAGCTCAGGATCGCCTACAACGGGCCTATCAAGGCGCCGATCGCCAAGGGCGCCGAAATTGCCCAACTGATCGTCACCACGCCCGACGGTACCGTCCAGCGCATGCCCCTGGTCGCGGCGGAAGCGGTCGAGGAAGCCGGCTTCTTCGGCCGCCTGTGGCTTGGCTTGAAGCAGCTCGTCGGGCTTGCCTGA
- a CDS encoding lytic transglycosylase domain-containing protein, whose product MAASTGFEGYKQQLAARARAVGVREATIAAVIPYLRLNARVVALDRQQPGGPPNSNVIPPFAPYKARHVTSDLINRGAARFRSYRPQLAWLEQRFGVEPQVLMAIFGHETSYGRVTGNFDLAEVLATLAYEGRRRAFFEAEFIAALQLLDRGTPRSRLKGSWAGATGYPQFMPSNVLRLATDGDGDRDANIWGSEMDGLASIAAYLNDAGWKRGVHWGIPVQVPATLNRAAIVSRLAAPRCPQVFRRHSRWMTMREWRQLGVRPLGQVLPEGEMATLIEPDGPNATAYLATVNYRAILDYNCSNFYALSVGLLADRVAAGG is encoded by the coding sequence ATCGCCGCCTCGACCGGCTTCGAAGGCTACAAGCAGCAGCTCGCCGCCCGTGCCCGCGCCGTTGGCGTTCGCGAAGCGACCATCGCCGCCGTCATTCCCTACCTTCGCCTCAACGCCCGCGTCGTCGCGCTCGACCGCCAGCAGCCGGGCGGGCCACCCAACAGCAACGTCATCCCGCCGTTCGCGCCCTACAAGGCGCGGCATGTCACCAGCGACCTCATCAACCGGGGCGCCGCCCGCTTCCGCTCCTACCGCCCGCAGCTCGCCTGGCTCGAGCAGCGCTTCGGGGTCGAGCCGCAGGTGCTGATGGCGATCTTCGGGCATGAGACCAGCTATGGTCGCGTGACCGGCAATTTCGACCTTGCCGAAGTGCTCGCGACGCTTGCCTACGAAGGCCGCCGCCGTGCCTTTTTCGAGGCGGAGTTCATCGCTGCACTCCAGCTTCTCGACCGCGGCACGCCGCGCAGCCGCCTCAAGGGCAGCTGGGCCGGCGCCACCGGCTATCCCCAGTTCATGCCGTCAAACGTCCTGCGCCTCGCCACCGACGGCGATGGCGACCGCGACGCCAACATCTGGGGCAGCGAGATGGACGGCCTTGCCTCGATCGCCGCCTATCTCAACGATGCCGGCTGGAAGCGAGGGGTCCACTGGGGCATTCCGGTCCAGGTGCCCGCGACCCTCAACCGAGCCGCGATCGTTTCCCGTCTCGCCGCGCCCCGCTGCCCCCAGGTCTTCCGCCGCCACAGCCGCTGGATGACCATGCGCGAATGGCGCCAGCTTGGGGTCCGGCCCCTCGGCCAGGTCCTGCCCGAAGGCGAGATGGCGACCCTCATCGAGCCTGACGGTCCCAATGCCACTGCCTATCTCGCGACCGTCAATTACCGCGCGATCCTCGATTACAACTGCTCCAATTTCTACGCCCTTTCGGTCGGGCTCCTTGCCGACCGCGTCGCGGCCGGGGGTTGA